TCAGGGCCCTTtgttagcccgtctgggtaggtactgtatagttctgttccggtttaaagggtaagtgagccattacaatatatatacaattttagttcccaaagttggtgacgcataggcgatgtaaggaatacttaatattttttacagctccATTGTCCACCACGTACCACGAGACGCACCGCCGTGAAAGACACAAAAAAGTATTAAagcgttattattttataagcctATCTATAGTTTACACTTTCGTCGTCTCATTACTGTGCAAGGATATCTTAGCTTTATTAaagttactaataataaatactcacTTGTAGAAGCATGTGTCTACCATTGAGCATGGGAATCCTTGCATATCAGTCCAAGCAACCATAGGCAATATCCAAGGACCAGGGATGGATGCGGTAGGACATGGAGGTACGATGCAATCTTGAGTAGATTGATAGTGAAGAGTGTAGGGCCATAGACCGGGGTTAGTGAATCTAATAGTAGGCCAACTTAAATCGTAACGGAGACCAGCACTATTCATCATTTGGTAAGTTGAATTTCCAGACATTTGAAGGAAAGGACTGCGAAGGCCTGAAAATGAGATTTtcgtttaagttttaaatttttacatacaaatatatgtaatttataaggTTCTCAGACATGAATATtagaatgatttaaattaatggcCGAAATAAGATTAAGTTAACAGAGTATTTAAAgctattactttattatagaaacgtatTAGCAACATCGCTAGtgcataaatacaaaaaacaaattaatgttaACGAATtgtaattaagattattattaagaccaaatcaatattaagtttcaaaaaactactgaaatttcatatcttaaaacaaaaaatataacttatttacaccaaaatttaatttaattttactttaattaataaacataataaataaaaaaaaaactaaatattaaaaaagttaaatagaataaaaaataataatattaataatttcatgcatTTACACTACAAAACATActaacatttatacatatacacacatatataccgGCTTAGGTAATTTATTGCAACATTATAAACTTAACTTCCATATCAACAATATCCATCAATGCCACttcttattgttttattttatatagtttctcagtaagtgaaatatatgtatttcttttgaGGAATTAATAAAGTTCTTAAGTCAAAAATTGTAATTACCTACGTAGATTCTTGTAAAACaattttgacaaatattatGATGCAATAAAGTAAAGTTATAAGTATTTACCTTGAAGTGCACTGATTGGAATATTTGCAAAGTGAGCCATTTGCTTTCTCTGATCACCGAATTCTTTCATCAGAGTTTCGTAAGAAGCTTCTCTCCAGTATTCTGTGTCAGTTTTGTGAGTAATTGAATGTAGACCAATTTCAAAGCCACGGTTGTAGAGTTCATTGACCAAACTATAATCTGTGTACTCATGGTTGACGAAAAATGTTACTCCAatgttgcatttatttttattgactcgGTTGTAGAGAAGACTACGGTAAAGTGGAATATTGTTAACGTTGATACCATCGTCGAAAGTGAGGAGGACGAACTGAAATGTGGAGAAAACTAGGAGTTATTACactgcattattttttatggaaagCGAATGCGTGCACTTGaagcattaaaataaagattcagCTTATTAATTACTACCCTAAATACACCT
This portion of the Vanessa atalanta chromosome 22, ilVanAtal1.2, whole genome shotgun sequence genome encodes:
- the LOC125072647 gene encoding chitin deacetylase 8-like codes for the protein MRTAIVLFSLVLVAFAYTKGEELKLAEPCDPEACKLPSCRCSSSVIPGNLEPRDTPQFVLLTFDDGINVNNIPLYRSLLYNRVNKNKCNIGVTFFVNHEYTDYSLVNELYNRGFEIGLHSITHKTDTEYWREASYETLMKEFGDQRKQMAHFANIPISALQGLRSPFLQMSGNSTYQMMNSAGLRYDLSWPTIRFTNPGLWPYTLHYQSTQDCIVPPCPTASIPGPWILPMVAWTDMQGFPCSMVDTCFYNPGSDNEEGWFKFILENFERHYLNNRAPFGFYIHEWYIRVNPGLQRAFTRFLNVINNLNDVFMVNGNDVIDWVQNPIPVNEYVKKDCKRLTPAACRPTSCGPIQSDHNPTPYYMTICNRCPRRYPWLNNPLGE